Below is a window of Janthinobacterium lividum DNA.
TCCACAAAACCCCCACCCCGCCCCACCATTGTGTACGCAAACGTACGGACTACAGCCGTCCAAGAGCACATGCTGCAGGCAGACCAGCACTTCCCATCCCGCCGCCAGCGCCCTGCGCGATACGGCAGACGGGTCACCTGGTCATCTCTCCCCTGCCATGCGAAACTCGCGCCCGACGCCGTCGAGCCGTTCCGTACATAACGGCACACTGCCAAAGGATGCATCATGAAAACTACCCTGATATTGCTCGCGTTCGCCTCTACCCTCGCCTTGACCGCTTGCCAGCGCGAAGCGCCACCTATCGTACAAGTCGTTCCCGGCCCTGCCGGTGCGCCTGGTCCTGCCGGCGCAACGGGTGCCAAAGGCGCCGAAGCCCCTGCCGGCGCGACCGGTGCGACCGGCGCCACGGGCCAGACCGGCAACAGCGGTGCTGCCGGCTATGACGGCGCCAAGGGCGCCACCGGCGCACAAGGCAATGACGGTGTTCAAGGCAACGATGGCGCCAAGGGCGACGACGGCGCCAAAGGCAAGACGGGCGACACGGTGATTGTCGTTCCACAACGCTAATACGCC
It encodes the following:
- a CDS encoding collagen-like protein; the encoded protein is MKTTLILLAFASTLALTACQREAPPIVQVVPGPAGAPGPAGATGAKGAEAPAGATGATGATGQTGNSGAAGYDGAKGATGAQGNDGVQGNDGAKGDDGAKGKTGDTVIVVPQR